A window from Chitinophaga filiformis encodes these proteins:
- a CDS encoding dihydrodipicolinate synthase family protein, with protein MNNILFKGIIAYPITPFDEKGKVNIPLFKKLVDRLVTAGTHGIAPLGSTGVLPYLTDEEKEAVTEATVQQVAGRIPTLVGVSNLTTDKTIYHAQFAEKAGAKAVMIIPMSYWKLTDDEIFAHYDAVAAKISIPIMAYNNPATGGIDMTPALLKRLLQIPNVTMIKESTGDIQRMYHLRNELGDEVAFYNGSNPLALAAFSAGANGWCTAAPNLIPELNIALFDAIQANDLQKAKSVFYKQLDLLRFITAKGLPRTIKAGLHLIGEDGGSLRTPLQPLTDSEMATLAGILSGIR; from the coding sequence ATGAACAATATTTTATTTAAGGGCATAATCGCCTATCCAATAACTCCCTTTGATGAAAAAGGGAAAGTAAATATTCCGTTATTTAAGAAACTGGTTGATCGCCTGGTAACCGCCGGCACACATGGCATCGCTCCACTAGGCAGTACCGGCGTTCTACCATATTTAACGGATGAAGAAAAAGAAGCTGTTACAGAAGCTACCGTTCAACAGGTTGCGGGCAGAATACCAACCCTTGTTGGCGTATCAAATCTGACTACAGATAAAACGATCTACCATGCACAATTTGCTGAAAAAGCCGGGGCTAAGGCGGTAATGATCATCCCGATGAGTTACTGGAAACTAACCGACGATGAGATCTTTGCACATTATGACGCCGTAGCCGCTAAAATATCTATTCCCATCATGGCATATAACAATCCGGCAACAGGAGGCATTGATATGACGCCCGCCTTATTAAAGCGCCTGCTACAAATTCCCAATGTTACCATGATCAAGGAAAGTACAGGTGATATTCAACGAATGTATCATTTGAGGAACGAACTGGGAGATGAGGTCGCATTCTACAATGGCTCAAACCCATTAGCGCTGGCAGCATTTTCCGCCGGTGCAAATGGATGGTGTACCGCAGCACCGAATCTGATCCCTGAGCTGAATATTGCATTATTCGATGCCATTCAGGCAAATGATCTTCAAAAAGCAAAGTCAGTATTCTATAAACAGCTCGATTTGCTAAGGTTCATTACTGCTAAAGGACTACCAAGAACAATCAAGGCAGGCTTGCATCTTATTGGCGAAGACGGAGGCAGTTTAAGAACACCATTACAACCTTTGACAGACAGCGAGATGGCAACCTTGGCTGGCATTCTTTCGGGGATAAGGTAG
- a CDS encoding cupin domain-containing protein: MTKTNAKTEQTGNTEQPSFSSKDFHKTFARPVYVKPSHLIHKNVEQAGTHQQFSTERKHPVFFVDLPSKNVSMTIGGLLPGQLTNRHRHTYETVLYVLEGKGWTEVEDERVEWKAGDAVYIPSWAWHRHQNLSDSEPAKYLACENAPQLQNLGVALREEEGRDL, from the coding sequence ATGACAAAGACAAATGCTAAAACAGAACAAACAGGGAACACCGAACAACCTTCATTCAGCTCAAAAGACTTTCATAAAACCTTTGCCAGACCGGTTTACGTCAAACCCTCACACCTGATCCACAAGAACGTTGAACAGGCAGGCACCCACCAGCAATTTTCCACCGAAAGAAAGCACCCTGTGTTTTTTGTTGATCTCCCAAGCAAAAATGTGAGCATGACCATTGGCGGCTTACTTCCGGGGCAACTCACCAACCGCCACAGGCATACCTATGAAACAGTGCTGTATGTGCTGGAAGGCAAAGGCTGGACCGAGGTAGAAGATGAGCGTGTTGAGTGGAAAGCGGGTGATGCAGTATATATTCCGTCCTGGGCCTGGCACAGACATCAGAATCTCAGTGACAGTGAACCCGCCAAATACCTGGCCTGCGAAAATGCGCCACAGCTGCAAAACCTGGGTGTTGCTCTGCGCGAAGAAGAAGGAAGGGATCTTTAA